The following coding sequences are from one Streptomyces sp. NBC_01485 window:
- a CDS encoding EF-hand domain-containing protein, producing the protein MVSSEYERRIAARFATFDRDGNGYIDRTDFSAAAKALLAEFGTAARSDKGQALYAGAEAFWQGMAGIADRDGDQRITREEFVGGAVKRLHDNPERFAEIARPFLHAALDIADSDGDGRATVADTVRVLRALGAPDEVARTAAAALDADADGKVGEAEIIPAFARYFTVAE; encoded by the coding sequence ATGGTCAGCAGTGAGTACGAGCGCAGGATCGCCGCCCGGTTCGCCACCTTCGACCGGGACGGCAACGGCTACATCGACCGGACGGACTTCAGCGCGGCGGCCAAGGCGCTGCTCGCCGAGTTCGGCACCGCGGCCCGTTCCGACAAGGGACAGGCCCTGTACGCGGGTGCCGAGGCGTTCTGGCAGGGCATGGCCGGCATCGCCGACCGGGACGGCGACCAGCGCATCACCCGGGAGGAGTTCGTGGGCGGCGCGGTCAAGCGCCTGCACGACAACCCGGAGCGGTTCGCCGAGATCGCCCGCCCCTTCCTGCACGCGGCCCTGGACATCGCGGACTCCGACGGCGACGGCCGGGCCACGGTCGCGGACACCGTACGGGTCCTGAGGGCCCTCGGAGCCCCCGACGAGGTCGCCCGGACGGCCGCCGCGGCCCTCGACGCCGACGCGGACGGCAAGGTCGGCGAGGCCGAGATCATCCCCGCCTTCGCCCGCTACTTCACCGTCGCCGAATAG
- a CDS encoding STAS domain-containing protein → MVVAFKVTGGEQGGWAVLHVSGELDLVTSPALRQRVHDEVAAGRHSLVLDLSEVYFCDSSGVGVLIAARRLMRSCRGRLRLILPARGAAEDSHVNRVLGALGVRRLFDVYGDLEAALDEGTEPLSA, encoded by the coding sequence GTGGTGGTGGCCTTCAAAGTGACCGGCGGCGAGCAGGGCGGATGGGCCGTGCTCCACGTGTCGGGCGAGCTGGACCTGGTGACGTCGCCGGCGCTGCGTCAGCGGGTGCACGACGAGGTGGCCGCGGGCCGCCACAGTCTCGTCCTGGACCTCTCCGAGGTGTACTTCTGCGATTCCAGCGGCGTCGGCGTGCTCATCGCCGCCCGCCGTCTCATGCGCTCCTGCCGGGGACGGCTGCGCCTGATCCTTCCCGCGCGGGGCGCGGCCGAGGACTCCCACGTCAACCGGGTCCTGGGCGCGCTGGGCGTCCGCCGCCTCTTCGACGTCTACGGCGACCTCGAGGCGGCGTTGGACGAAGGGACGGAGCCGCTCTCCGCCTAG
- a CDS encoding amidohydrolase family protein, producing the protein MTDTTGTTDTTDLPRIISVDDHVIEPAHLFATWLPRKYRDRGPQPLTAGIGELAYVAGKYRITMDPDGQPTDWWIYEDLKFPYKRNIAAVGFDRDEMTLEGITREEMRRGCWDPKARLADMDLNHVEASLCFPSFPRFCGQTFAEAHDKEVALACVRAYNDWMVEEWCGGSGGRLIPLCLIPLWDVGLAVAEIRRNAARGVRAVTFSEIPSHLGLPSIHSGYWDPFFAVCEETGTVVNMHIGSSSQMPAASPDAPPAVQASLSFNNAMASMMDYLFSGVLVRFPRLKLAYSEGQMGWIPYALERADDVWEEHRAWGGVRDLVPEPPSTYYYRQIFCCFFRDKHGVASLDVVGRDNATFETDYPHVDSTFPHTKEVALDHVKGLDDETVYKLMRGNAIRMLDLDFDK; encoded by the coding sequence ATGACGGACACGACAGGCACGACGGACACGACCGACCTGCCCCGCATCATCAGCGTCGACGACCACGTGATCGAGCCCGCGCACCTCTTCGCGACCTGGCTGCCGCGCAAGTACCGGGACCGGGGCCCGCAGCCCCTCACCGCCGGGATCGGCGAACTCGCCTACGTCGCCGGGAAGTACCGGATCACGATGGACCCGGACGGCCAGCCCACCGACTGGTGGATCTACGAGGACCTGAAGTTCCCGTACAAGCGCAACATCGCCGCCGTCGGCTTCGACCGGGACGAGATGACGCTGGAGGGGATCACCCGGGAGGAGATGCGGCGCGGCTGCTGGGACCCGAAGGCGCGGCTGGCCGACATGGACCTCAACCACGTCGAGGCCTCGCTCTGCTTCCCGTCCTTCCCGCGCTTCTGCGGGCAGACCTTCGCCGAGGCGCACGACAAGGAGGTCGCGCTGGCGTGCGTGCGCGCCTACAACGACTGGATGGTCGAGGAGTGGTGCGGGGGCAGCGGCGGACGGCTGATCCCGCTGTGCCTGATCCCGCTGTGGGACGTCGGCCTGGCGGTCGCGGAGATCCGGCGCAACGCGGCCCGTGGGGTGCGCGCGGTGACGTTCTCCGAGATCCCCAGCCATCTGGGGTTGCCGTCCATCCACTCCGGGTACTGGGACCCGTTCTTCGCGGTGTGCGAGGAGACGGGGACGGTCGTCAACATGCACATCGGTTCGTCGTCGCAGATGCCGGCCGCCTCACCGGACGCGCCCCCGGCCGTCCAGGCGTCCCTCTCGTTCAACAACGCGATGGCCTCGATGATGGACTACCTGTTCAGCGGGGTCCTGGTCCGCTTCCCGCGCCTCAAACTCGCCTACTCCGAGGGCCAGATGGGCTGGATCCCGTACGCCCTGGAGCGCGCCGACGACGTCTGGGAGGAGCACCGCGCGTGGGGCGGGGTCAGGGACCTCGTTCCCGAGCCGCCGTCGACGTACTACTACCGGCAGATCTTCTGCTGCTTCTTCCGCGACAAACACGGAGTGGCGTCACTCGATGTGGTGGGCCGCGACAACGCGACCTTCGAGACCGACTACCCGCACGTCGACTCGACCTTCCCGCACACCAAGGAGGTCGCCCTCGACCACGTCAAGGGCCTCGACGACGAGACGGTCTACAAGCTGATGCGGGGCAACGCGATCCGCATGCTGGACCTGGACTTCGACAAGTAA
- a CDS encoding acyl-CoA dehydrogenase family protein: protein MDFGFSPLDEEFRAEARDWLAAHAPGSCDRRSWERVLGAAGWIGIGWGEGGYGNRAASLTQQVAWAEEYARSGAPGRSGHIGENLLAPTLLAHGTDEQKARFLPPVAAGGELWCQGYSEPGAGSDLAGIRTRAELAGDGRTYRVTGQKIWTSLAHEADWCFVLVRTDPESMRHRGLSFLLVPMDQPGRIEVRPIRQLTGTSEFNEVFFEGAHARVEHVVGAAGDGWRVAMSLLGFERGVSTLAQQIGFAAELGRVVRTAVETGAADDPVVRERLVRLWAELRTMRWNALRTLGGNGGPGAPSVAKLLWAGWHQRLGEVAVQVRGAAAGVGPVDWSPSSPYELDDAQHLFLFSRADTIYGGSDQIQRTIIAERVLGLPRERKGVV from the coding sequence GTGGATTTCGGGTTCAGTCCGCTGGATGAGGAGTTTCGCGCCGAGGCTCGGGACTGGTTGGCTGCCCATGCCCCAGGTAGCTGCGACCGGCGCTCCTGGGAACGCGTCCTCGGGGCCGCCGGATGGATCGGGATCGGGTGGGGGGAGGGCGGGTACGGGAATCGGGCCGCTTCTCTCACTCAGCAGGTGGCCTGGGCTGAGGAGTATGCGCGGTCCGGAGCGCCGGGGCGGTCCGGGCACATCGGGGAGAACCTTCTCGCGCCCACGCTTCTCGCGCATGGCACGGACGAGCAGAAGGCGCGCTTCCTGCCGCCGGTCGCCGCCGGGGGGGAGTTGTGGTGTCAGGGGTACAGCGAGCCCGGGGCCGGGTCTGATCTTGCCGGGATCCGTACGCGGGCCGAGCTCGCCGGGGACGGGCGGACGTATCGGGTCACCGGGCAGAAGATCTGGACCTCGCTCGCCCATGAGGCCGACTGGTGTTTCGTGCTGGTTCGTACCGATCCGGAGTCGATGCGGCATCGTGGGCTGAGCTTTCTGCTCGTGCCCATGGACCAGCCGGGGCGGATCGAGGTGCGGCCGATCCGGCAGTTGACCGGGACCAGTGAGTTCAACGAGGTCTTCTTCGAGGGGGCGCACGCGCGCGTGGAGCATGTCGTGGGCGCGGCGGGCGACGGCTGGCGGGTCGCGATGAGTCTCCTCGGCTTCGAACGCGGGGTGTCGACCCTCGCCCAGCAGATCGGCTTCGCGGCGGAGTTGGGGCGGGTGGTGCGTACGGCCGTCGAGACGGGGGCCGCCGACGACCCCGTCGTACGGGAGCGGCTGGTGCGGTTGTGGGCCGAGTTGCGCACCATGCGGTGGAACGCGTTGCGGACGCTGGGGGGCAACGGCGGGCCGGGCGCGCCGAGCGTGGCCAAGCTGCTGTGGGCGGGCTGGCATCAGCGGCTGGGGGAGGTGGCGGTGCAGGTGCGGGGGGCTGCGGCGGGCGTCGGGCCGGTGGACTGGTCGCCGTCCTCGCCGTACGAACTCGACGACGCGCAGCACCTGTTCCTGTTCTCGCGGGCCGACACGATCTACGGCGGCTCGGACCAGATCCAGCGCACGATCATCGCCGAGCGCGTGCTCGGCCTGCCCAGAGAGCGCAAGGGGGTCGTCTGA
- a CDS encoding class I adenylate-forming enzyme family protein, whose translation MNDTAHELSSSRTLWDLLARRADLTPDRPVLLQEERALTFGALRASAERVAAGLYDLGVRPGTVVAWQLPTRLETAVLSFALARLGAVQSPVIPFYRDREVGFALRESKAEFFAVPGVWRGFDHTEMARRLGAKGVFEAYDDLPEGDPAVLPAPPAEGTSVRWIYWTSGTTSDPKGVLHTDRSLIAGGSCLAHALRLSADDVGSMAFPYAHIAGPDYTVMLLLYGFPAVMFEHFALPDALAGYRRHGVTVAGGSTAFYSMFLAEQRKRPGVPVIPSLRLLAGGGAPKPPEVYHAVVREMGVQLTHGYGMTEVPMITMGAPDDTPENLATTEGRPPEGMEIRVAEGGEVRLRGEAVCQGYLDPAQTAEAFDADGFLRTGDLGRMTDSGHLVLTGRLKDVIIRKGENVSAKEIEDLLAAHPSVGDAAVIGLPDAERGELVCAVVERAVVERAVVERAVVERAVVERAGPGAGEALTLEAVTSYLRAAGLSVHKLPERLEVVDALPRNETLRKVLKYKLRERFSR comes from the coding sequence GTGAACGACACCGCCCATGAGCTGAGTTCGTCCCGCACCCTCTGGGACCTCCTCGCGCGCCGGGCCGACCTCACCCCCGACCGCCCCGTCCTCCTCCAGGAGGAGCGCGCGCTGACCTTCGGCGCGCTGCGCGCGAGCGCCGAGCGGGTCGCGGCGGGGCTGTACGACCTGGGCGTACGCCCCGGCACGGTCGTCGCCTGGCAACTGCCCACCCGCCTCGAAACGGCCGTCCTGTCCTTCGCGCTGGCCCGCCTGGGGGCCGTGCAGTCACCCGTCATCCCGTTCTACCGCGACCGCGAGGTCGGCTTCGCGCTGCGCGAGTCGAAGGCGGAGTTCTTCGCGGTGCCGGGCGTGTGGCGGGGCTTCGACCACACCGAGATGGCACGCCGGCTGGGCGCGAAGGGCGTCTTCGAGGCGTACGACGACCTGCCCGAGGGCGATCCCGCCGTCCTCCCCGCCCCGCCCGCCGAGGGCACCTCGGTCCGCTGGATCTACTGGACCTCGGGCACCACCTCCGACCCCAAGGGCGTGCTGCACACCGACCGTTCACTGATCGCGGGCGGGTCGTGCCTCGCGCACGCGCTGCGCCTGTCGGCGGACGACGTGGGCTCGATGGCCTTCCCGTACGCCCACATCGCCGGCCCCGACTACACCGTCATGCTCCTGCTGTACGGCTTCCCGGCGGTGATGTTCGAGCACTTCGCGCTGCCGGACGCGCTGGCGGGGTACCGGCGGCACGGGGTGACGGTCGCGGGCGGGTCGACGGCGTTCTACTCGATGTTCCTCGCCGAGCAGCGCAAGCGGCCGGGCGTCCCCGTGATCCCCTCGCTGCGGCTGCTCGCGGGCGGCGGAGCGCCCAAGCCGCCCGAGGTGTACCACGCCGTCGTACGCGAGATGGGCGTACAGCTCACGCACGGGTACGGGATGACCGAGGTGCCGATGATCACCATGGGCGCGCCGGACGACACCCCGGAGAACCTCGCGACGACGGAGGGACGGCCGCCCGAGGGCATGGAGATACGCGTCGCGGAGGGCGGGGAGGTACGACTGCGCGGGGAGGCCGTGTGCCAGGGGTATCTGGACCCCGCCCAGACGGCCGAGGCCTTCGACGCGGACGGGTTCCTGCGCACCGGTGACCTGGGGCGCATGACCGACAGCGGGCACCTCGTCCTCACCGGGCGGCTGAAGGACGTCATCATCCGCAAGGGGGAGAACGTGTCGGCCAAGGAGATCGAGGACCTGCTCGCCGCCCACCCGTCCGTGGGCGACGCGGCGGTGATCGGCCTGCCGGACGCGGAGCGCGGGGAACTGGTGTGCGCGGTGGTGGAGCGGGCGGTGGTGGAGCGGGCGGTGGTGGAGCGGGCGGTGGTGGAGCGGGCGGTGGTGGAGCGGGCGGGGCCGGGGGCCGGGGAGGCGCTGACGTTGGAGGCGGTGACCTCGTATCTGCGCGCGGCCGGGCTGTCCGTCCACAAGCTGCCGGAGCGGCTGGAGGTGGTGGACGCCCTACCGCGCAACGAGACCCTCAGGAAGGTGCTGAAGTACAAACTGCGCGAGCGCTTCTCCCGGTGA
- a CDS encoding acyl-CoA dehydrogenase family protein, whose protein sequence is MDLSDSAEDAEFRARLRDWLGKVLPTLPPKPSPDDWPGRRAYDLGWQRTLHDAGYGEVHWGASPTVRLIFLEETEKAGAPYVGAGFVGLLHAGPTIAAEGTAGQRERWLPPILRGEEVWCQGFSEPDAGSDLAALRTRAWRDGDDYVVSGSKIWTSHAEVADWCELLVRTDPDAPKHRGITWLAMPMDAPGITVRPLRTLAGSAEFAEVFLDEVRVPVANRVGEENDGWRVTMVTLSFERGTAFVGEVVACRRVLGDLARAARSGGRWDDPALRRRLGRLNAEFRALWRLTQWNVSEAEATGGLPGVGGSVFKLSYSQARQELYDTAADVLGDVSLDLDHPWAGDRLSSLSYTIAAGTSQIQRDIVAERILGLPKGR, encoded by the coding sequence ATGGATCTTTCGGACAGTGCCGAGGACGCCGAGTTCCGGGCCCGGCTGCGCGACTGGCTCGGCAAGGTGCTGCCGACGCTGCCGCCGAAGCCGTCCCCGGACGACTGGCCCGGCCGCCGCGCCTACGACCTCGGCTGGCAGCGCACGCTCCACGACGCCGGGTACGGCGAGGTCCACTGGGGCGCCTCCCCGACCGTCCGACTGATCTTCCTGGAGGAGACGGAGAAGGCGGGCGCACCCTATGTGGGAGCCGGTTTCGTCGGGCTGCTGCACGCCGGGCCGACGATCGCCGCCGAGGGGACGGCCGGGCAGCGGGAGCGCTGGCTGCCGCCGATCCTGCGCGGCGAGGAGGTCTGGTGCCAGGGCTTCAGCGAGCCCGACGCCGGGTCCGACCTCGCGGCGCTGCGCACGCGCGCGTGGCGCGACGGCGACGACTACGTGGTGAGCGGCTCCAAGATCTGGACCTCGCACGCGGAAGTCGCCGACTGGTGCGAGCTGTTGGTCCGCACGGATCCGGACGCCCCGAAGCACCGGGGCATCACCTGGCTGGCGATGCCCATGGACGCCCCGGGGATCACCGTACGGCCGCTGCGGACGCTCGCCGGGTCCGCCGAGTTCGCCGAGGTGTTCCTCGACGAGGTGCGGGTGCCGGTCGCCAACCGGGTGGGCGAGGAGAACGACGGCTGGCGCGTGACGATGGTGACGCTGTCCTTCGAACGCGGCACCGCCTTCGTCGGCGAGGTCGTCGCCTGCCGCCGCGTGCTGGGCGACCTCGCCCGCGCGGCACGGAGCGGCGGCCGCTGGGACGATCCCGCCCTACGGCGGCGGCTGGGCCGCCTCAACGCCGAGTTCCGGGCGTTGTGGCGGCTGACGCAGTGGAACGTGAGCGAGGCGGAGGCCACGGGCGGCCTGCCGGGCGTAGGGGGTTCGGTTTTCAAACTGAGTTACTCGCAGGCGCGCCAGGAGCTGTACGACACCGCCGCCGACGTCCTGGGCGACGTTTCCCTCGACCTCGACCACCCCTGGGCCGGCGACCGGCTCTCCTCGCTGTCGTACACCATCGCGGCCGGCACCTCGCAGATCCAGCGCGACATCGTGGCCGAGCGGATCCTCGGACTGCCGAAGGGACGGTGA
- a CDS encoding cyclase family protein: MTLPVEFHDMAKRVNNWGRWGADDEIGTLNLVTDDVVRAAVAEVRTGRRVPLALPLRQDGVQTGMIPGRVNPLHTMVQINQEIFGPGTVACSDDAVTMGLQAGTHWDALTHVSHSGKLYNGRPAATITAHGGAEFGGIDKARHVVSRGVLLDVARARGVDRLAGGYAVTPEDLDAAEELAGTRVRGGDIVLVRTGQVQVYLAGDKQGYGFPSPGLSVRTPEWFHARDVAAVANDTMTFEIFPPEIDDLWLPVHALDLVEMGMLQGQNWNLEKLSTACGEAGRYAFLLSAMPEPFVGGTGTPVAPVAVL; this comes from the coding sequence ATGACACTGCCGGTCGAGTTCCACGACATGGCCAAGCGCGTCAACAACTGGGGGCGCTGGGGGGCCGACGACGAGATCGGCACGCTGAACCTGGTCACCGACGACGTCGTCCGCGCGGCCGTCGCCGAGGTCCGCACCGGCCGCCGCGTCCCGCTCGCGCTGCCCCTACGGCAGGACGGCGTGCAGACCGGCATGATCCCGGGCCGGGTCAACCCGCTGCACACCATGGTGCAGATCAACCAGGAGATCTTCGGTCCGGGCACGGTGGCGTGCAGCGACGACGCCGTGACGATGGGCCTGCAGGCCGGCACCCACTGGGACGCGCTGACCCACGTCTCGCACTCGGGGAAGCTCTACAACGGCCGTCCGGCCGCCACCATCACCGCGCACGGCGGTGCCGAGTTCGGCGGCATCGACAAGGCGCGGCACGTCGTCTCGCGCGGGGTGCTGCTGGACGTGGCACGCGCGCGTGGCGTCGACCGGCTGGCGGGCGGCTACGCGGTCACCCCCGAGGACCTGGACGCGGCCGAGGAACTGGCCGGTACGCGCGTGCGCGGCGGCGACATCGTGCTCGTACGGACCGGGCAGGTCCAGGTCTATCTGGCCGGCGACAAGCAGGGGTACGGCTTCCCCTCGCCAGGGCTGTCGGTCCGCACCCCGGAGTGGTTCCACGCGCGCGATGTGGCCGCCGTGGCGAACGACACCATGACCTTCGAGATCTTCCCGCCCGAGATCGACGACCTGTGGCTGCCCGTGCACGCGCTCGACCTCGTGGAGATGGGGATGCTGCAGGGACAGAACTGGAATCTCGAAAAGTTGTCCACAGCCTGTGGAGAAGCGGGCCGCTACGCGTTCCTGCTGTCGGCGATGCCCGAACCGTTCGTCGGCGGAACGGGAACTCCGGTGGCCCCCGTCGCCGTTCTCTGA
- a CDS encoding SDR family oxidoreductase: protein MGNFLAGKVVAVTGAGRGIGRAVALAAAAEGARVVVNDYGVGVDGAAPVSGIAETVVKEIEAAGGEAVAVADDISTMAGGQRLVDVALSSYGRVDGVVCVAGILRERMLFNMSEEEWDPVVATHLKGTFTVFRAASAVMRKQGAGTLIGFTSGNHQGSVSQANYSAAKGGIISLVRSAALGLHRYGVTANAVAPVARTRMSAGVPVELAEIGEPEDVAALVVYLLSDRARDAGVTGQVYTVAGPKIAVWAQPRELRSVYAEGAWSPERIAELLPGSVGVDPMPMLERLEEMRRAAADGGRPNA from the coding sequence GTGGGGAACTTCTTGGCCGGCAAGGTCGTCGCCGTCACGGGCGCGGGGCGTGGCATCGGACGGGCGGTGGCGCTCGCGGCGGCTGCGGAGGGCGCGCGGGTCGTCGTCAACGACTACGGCGTGGGCGTGGACGGGGCCGCGCCCGTGAGCGGGATCGCCGAGACCGTCGTCAAGGAGATCGAGGCGGCGGGCGGCGAGGCCGTCGCCGTCGCGGACGACATCTCCACCATGGCGGGCGGTCAGCGGCTCGTCGACGTGGCGTTGTCGTCGTACGGCAGGGTCGACGGGGTCGTGTGCGTGGCCGGGATCCTGCGCGAGCGGATGCTGTTCAACATGTCCGAGGAGGAGTGGGACCCGGTCGTCGCCACCCATCTGAAGGGCACGTTCACCGTGTTCCGGGCGGCTTCGGCGGTGATGCGGAAGCAGGGCGCGGGTACGTTGATCGGCTTCACCAGCGGCAACCATCAGGGGTCGGTGTCGCAGGCCAACTACAGCGCGGCCAAGGGCGGGATCATCTCGCTCGTGCGGAGCGCCGCGCTGGGCCTGCACCGGTACGGGGTGACGGCGAACGCGGTTGCTCCGGTCGCGCGGACGCGGATGTCCGCGGGGGTGCCTGTGGAGTTGGCGGAGATCGGGGAGCCGGAGGATGTGGCGGCGCTTGTGGTGTACCTGCTGTCGGATCGCGCCCGGGATGCGGGGGTGACGGGGCAGGTGTACACGGTGGCCGGGCCGAAGATCGCGGTGTGGGCGCAGCCGCGGGAACTCCGTTCGGTTTATGCGGAGGGGGCGTGGTCGCCGGAGCGGATCGCGGAACTGCTGCCGGGGAGTGTGGGGGTGGATCCGATGCCGATGTTGGAGCGGTTGGAGGAGATGCGGCGGGCTGCGGCGGATGGGGGTCGGCCTAACGCCTGA
- a CDS encoding ATP-binding protein, with amino-acid sequence MQLEIRPDPAEVGRARRWARSRLAGSGIGDEEPLAETLILLVSELVTNAVVHTGCPAVLRLSLPGGGTADGAAEPSIVRLEVADTSGRAPVPRCASDEATGGRGLALVDGLADRWGWSVEGAGKRIWCELDRCAGPGRAEPGKVAAGNGSAGNAAAVNPALGRAVVGREPACEGFEGFAFEVV; translated from the coding sequence GTGCAGCTGGAGATCCGGCCCGACCCCGCTGAGGTGGGGCGCGCCCGCAGGTGGGCCCGTTCGCGCCTCGCCGGGTCCGGGATAGGAGACGAGGAGCCGCTCGCCGAGACGTTGATCCTGCTCGTCTCCGAGCTGGTCACCAACGCCGTGGTGCACACCGGCTGTCCGGCCGTGCTGCGGCTCTCCCTGCCGGGCGGCGGGACGGCCGACGGCGCTGCCGAACCGTCCATCGTCCGCCTGGAGGTGGCCGACACCAGCGGCCGGGCCCCCGTGCCCCGGTGCGCCAGTGACGAGGCGACCGGCGGCCGTGGCCTGGCCCTCGTGGACGGCCTCGCGGACCGCTGGGGCTGGAGCGTCGAGGGCGCGGGCAAGCGGATCTGGTGCGAACTGGACCGCTGTGCCGGCCCCGGCAGGGCCGAGCCCGGCAAGGTCGCGGCGGGCAATGGCTCGGCGGGCAATGCTGCGGCGGTCAATCCTGCGCTGGGCAGGGCTGTGGTGGGCCGGGAGCCGGCTTGTGAAGGGTTCGAAGGGTTCGCCTTCGAGGTCGTCTGA
- a CDS encoding RNA polymerase sigma factor, which yields MAKKDAPPRWDRKMQQRLARGEAAALGELYDRFASLVHGLAHRVLGDERAADGITREVFAHVWENPDAYDPKQGPLRTWVAALTHRLAVQRLRATETAALAETGHGSAAATEELEHKVRHASVAARADYIVQAMPAPLRAALELAYFQRRDYRQTAADLGVTEDEARRRLRLGLQLLSTAHDTASPGAPPGYGGAA from the coding sequence ATGGCGAAGAAGGACGCACCGCCCCGCTGGGACCGCAAGATGCAGCAGCGACTCGCACGCGGTGAGGCGGCCGCCCTCGGCGAGCTCTACGACCGTTTCGCCTCACTCGTGCACGGTCTCGCCCACCGCGTGCTCGGAGACGAACGGGCGGCCGACGGCATCACCCGCGAGGTCTTCGCCCACGTCTGGGAGAACCCCGACGCCTACGACCCCAAGCAGGGCCCCCTACGCACCTGGGTCGCCGCGTTGACCCACCGCCTCGCCGTGCAGCGACTGCGCGCCACCGAGACCGCCGCGCTGGCCGAGACCGGCCACGGCTCCGCCGCGGCGACCGAGGAACTGGAGCACAAGGTGCGGCACGCCTCCGTCGCCGCCCGCGCCGACTACATCGTCCAGGCCATGCCCGCCCCGCTGCGCGCCGCCCTGGAACTGGCCTACTTCCAGCGCCGCGACTACCGCCAGACCGCGGCCGACCTCGGCGTCACCGAGGACGAGGCCCGCCGCCGCCTCCGCCTCGGCCTCCAACTCCTCTCCACGGCCCACGACACGGCGTCCCCAGGGGCACCCCCCGGCTACGGAGGTGCGGCGTGA
- a CDS encoding acyl-CoA dehydrogenase family protein — MRFQLTENQRALQDGVRGLLARRFDRTALRAAVDRPGRLDRALWRELGAAGFFALRLPEADGGVGLGLPEAVLAFEEAGRVLLPGPLLATHLAAGRVPGAADGETVVAAVDGGGLVEWLTEADVVLGDTGGDVLGDAGGNAGGAVRMRSVDPLTPLHRVPGASVAVDPVAVLLTAAEQLGTATRACELAVQHARAREQFGQPIGAFQAVKHLCAELLVRVEVARAAVYAAAVTADPADIAAARLLADEAAVRGARDCLQVYGGMGFTWEADVHLLLKRAWVRTRRAGGGTESEELLAGDLLSEAGR; from the coding sequence ATGCGTTTTCAACTGACGGAGAATCAGCGGGCGCTGCAGGACGGGGTGCGGGGGCTGCTGGCGCGCCGGTTCGACCGTACGGCGCTACGGGCCGCCGTGGACCGGCCGGGGCGGCTGGACCGGGCGCTGTGGCGGGAGCTGGGCGCGGCCGGGTTCTTCGCGCTCCGGCTGCCCGAGGCGGACGGCGGCGTCGGACTAGGGCTGCCCGAGGCGGTGTTGGCGTTCGAGGAGGCGGGCCGCGTCCTGCTGCCCGGGCCGCTGCTCGCCACCCACCTCGCGGCGGGACGCGTGCCCGGCGCGGCCGACGGGGAGACGGTCGTCGCGGCCGTCGACGGCGGCGGGCTGGTGGAGTGGCTCACGGAGGCGGACGTCGTGCTCGGGGACACGGGCGGGGACGTGCTCGGGGACGCGGGTGGGAACGCGGGCGGGGCCGTGCGGATGCGGTCGGTGGATCCGCTGACGCCGCTGCACCGGGTTCCGGGCGCATCGGTGGCCGTGGACCCCGTCGCCGTCCTCCTCACCGCCGCCGAGCAGCTCGGCACGGCCACGCGCGCGTGCGAGCTGGCTGTGCAACACGCCCGGGCGCGTGAGCAGTTCGGGCAGCCGATCGGGGCCTTCCAGGCCGTCAAGCATCTGTGCGCGGAGCTGCTGGTGCGGGTCGAGGTGGCCCGCGCGGCGGTCTACGCGGCCGCCGTCACCGCAGACCCGGCCGATATCGCGGCCGCCCGGCTCCTCGCCGACGAGGCCGCCGTACGCGGCGCGCGCGACTGCCTCCAGGTGTACGGCGGGATGGGGTTCACCTGGGAGGCGGACGTACATCTCCTGCTCAAACGGGCCTGGGTGCGCACCCGGCGTGCGGGCGGCGGCACGGAGAGTGAGGAACTGCTCGCCGGTGACCTGCTGTCAGAAGCGGGCCGCTAA